A DNA window from Anas platyrhynchos isolate ZD024472 breed Pekin duck chromosome 33, IASCAAS_PekinDuck_T2T, whole genome shotgun sequence contains the following coding sequences:
- the LOC113840690 gene encoding LOW QUALITY PROTEIN: latent-transforming growth factor beta-binding protein 4-like (The sequence of the model RefSeq protein was modified relative to this genomic sequence to represent the inferred CDS: inserted 1 base in 1 codon; deleted 2 bases in 1 codon), with protein MEPPGAAAGLAPKRRGPGPAPPRMAEPRPLFDDTSGGAAPPPHGPARAYGAPPAAPPASSASRLPPPAAAFLAEPVSSLAAAYGSSLASQGRDIVDRNCSSPLPGLRTQDVCCRGAGVAWGVHECQPCDADPPNPPAVGQHPCPKGFRRANGSCVDVDECQEGGFCKNGLCTNTRGSFACLCHEGFILDSSRSSCISHQVISEAREPCYRVLREGRCALPTLRNITRQICCCSRVGKAWGPACQRCPPFGSEGFKEICPAGPGYHYSASDLHYNTRYLGQDLPRVPLGRPRVPSPAGTAAPRWRPGRPPPSRSPPVPEVPPRVPKVPQRVPEVPPRVPHVPPRVPEVPPRVPDVSPRVPEVPQRIPEVPQRVPEAPQRVPEVPPDVPEVPQRVPEVPPRIPEVPPPAPEVVIVPRPTLGLLGPLPTPPGPEGPAPAAGSVCERNPRICGPGRCVPRQGGYTCLCHPGFWLSTQGTHCIDVDECRRSPRPCAPGRCENTVGSFRCVCGPGYRPGPGGTDCQDVDECAQSPSPCAQSRCENLPGGYRCICPAGYQASTPTGQCQDIDECENHLACPGQECANTPGSFQCRPCRDGFELRHGRCADVDECATGSPCGPHGRCSNTEGSFHCQCRRGYRVGAGGAPCADVNECLEGDFCFPHGECLNTEGSYSCLCAQGYASTPEGTACVDVDECQRGDVCRGGRCANTDGAFECHCPAGFRTDAERAQCHDVDECQEHGAELCGAERCENLPGSYRCVPACQHGYRPRDGGGCEDVDECQEHGAELCGAERCENLPGSYRCVPPCQPGYRPRDGGGCEDEDECAEGGSRCGPHAACHNLRGSFQCACHQGYEAARHGHHCQDVDECATLPGVCGAARCENVDGSFLCLCPDGGHEFHPVTGTCGGPPPATPLLRPPGAVEAPPGLAACFSPACGVLAPNVSRQQCCCSVGGAWGVRCPPPRPCPTPGTAEHRALCPHGTGQTTGPQGSAADVDECRVFAPQLCRGGVCINAAPGFSCYCPSGYYYEQEHLQCVDNDECQDEDAEPCIGGRCVNTVGSYFCSCAPPXVLDGSQRRCVTNDTRAMEEDPAVCWQEVGPDLVCGRPRLDRQATYTECCCLYGEAWGMDCALCPARHSDDFEFLCNVLRPPGPGLGPPYEYGPEYPPHYGLPYGPLPFGGPGPRLPPPGLRADYDPYGLGGGYDPRGDALYAAPPRYEDLEDFEGSRRGPPRSSRPRSPPSAPQDPPPWLFQPHGVAERPGRASEDDPRDEALPPELCGVLSGCEHGHCVRVPQGFTCACDPGYRLDAARVACVDLDECSEAALCRGGRCLNTPGSFRCLCPPGSVPAQGPPRCVPARPPA; from the exons TGCAGCTCGCCCCTGCCCGGTCTGCGCACCCAGGACGTCTGCTGCCGGGGGGCCGGCGTGGCCTGGGGGGTGCACGAGTGCCAGCCCTGTGACGCCGACCCCC CGAAcccccccgccgtggggcagcacccctgccccaaaggTTTCCGCCGCGCCAACGGCTCCTGCGTGG atgtggaTGAGTGCCAGGAGGGGGGGTTCTGCAAGAACGGGCTCTGCACCAACACCCGGGGCAGCTTCGCCTGCCTCTGCCACGAGGGCTTCATCCTGGACTCGTCCCGGAGCAGCTGCATCT cccaccaggtGATCTCGGAGGCGCGGGAGCCATGTTAccgggtgctgcgggaggggcGCTGCGCGCTGCCCACCCTGCGCAACATCACCcgccagatctgctgctgcagccgcgtgggcaaggcctgggggccggcgtgccagcgctgcccccccttcGGCTCcg AGGGGTTCAAGGAGAtctgccccgccggccccggctaCCACTACTCGGCCTCCGACCTGCACTACAACACCCGCTACCTGGGCCAGgacctgccccgtgtccccctggggcgtccccgtgtcccctccccagctgggaccgCCGCCC ctcgctGGCGCCCCGGTcggccgccccccagcaggtcaccgcctgtccccgaggtgccaccgcgggtccccaaggtgccacaacgcgtccccgaggtgccaccacgcgTCCCACACGTGCCAccgcgtgtccccgaggtgccaccacgggTCCCCGATGTGTcaccacgtgtccccgaggtgccacaacgcatCCCCGAG GTTCCACAGCGGGTCCCTGAGGCGCCacaacgtgtccccgaggtgccaccagacgtccccgaggtgccacaacgcgtccccgaggtgccaccgcgcatccccgaggtgccaccaccagcccccgagGTTGTCATCGTGCCTcgacccaccctggggctgctgggacccctccccacgccacccggcccggagggtccggcaccag CCGCCGGCAGCGTGTGCGAGCGGAACCCGCGGATCTgcggccccgggcgctgcgTCCCGCGCCAGGGCGGCTAcacctgcctgtgccaccccggcttctggctcagcacccagggcacccaCTGCATCG acgtggacgagtgccggcgcagcccccggccctgcgccCCCGGCCGCTGCGAGAACACGGTGGGGAGCTTCCGCTGCGTCTGCGGCCCCGGctaccggcccggccccggcggcaccgactgccaag atgtggatgaatgcgcccagagcccctcgccctgcgcccagagccgctgcgagaacttgcccggTGGCTACCGCTGCATCTGCCCGGCCGGCTACCAGGCCAGCACGCCCACGGGACAGTGCCAGG ACATCGACGAGTGCGAGAACCACCTGGCCTGCCCCGGCCAGGAGTGCGCCAACACGCcgggctccttccagtgccGGCCGTGCCGCGACGGCTTCGAGCTGCGCCACGGGCGCTGCGCAG acgtggacgagtgcgccaCGGGCTCGCCCTGTGGTCCCCACGGCCGCTGCAgtaacaccgagggctccttcCACTGCCAGTGCCGGCGCGGATACCGGGTGGGTGCCGGCGGCGCGCCATGCGCGG ATGTCAACGAGTGCCTGGAGGGCGACTTCTGCTTCCCCCACGGCGAGTGCCtcaacaccgagggctcctacagctgcctctgcgccCAGGGCTATGCCAGCACCCCTGAGGGCACCGCATGCGTTG acgtggacgagtgccagcgCGGGGACGTGtgccggggcggccgctgcgccAACACCGACGGCGCCTTCGAGTGCCACTGCCCCGCCGGCTTCCGCACCGACGCCGAGCGGGCCCAGTGCcacg atgtggacgagtgccaggagcacggggccgagttgtgtggggctgagcgctgcgagaacttgcccggatcctaccgctgcgtgcccGCCTGCCAGCACggctaccggccccgggacggcggggggtgtgagg atgtggacgagtgccaggagcatggggccgagttgtgtggggcCGAGCGCTGCGAGAACCtgcccggatcctaccgctgcgtgcccccctgccagcccggctaccggccccgggacggcggggggtgtgagg ACGAGGACGAGTGcgccgagggggggtcccgctgcggCCCCCACGCCGCCTGCCACAACCTCCGCGGCTCCTTCCAGTGCGCCTGCCACCAGGGCTACGAGGCCGCCCGGCACGGCCACCACTGCCAGG acgtggacgagtgcgcgaCGCTGCCGGGGGTGTGCGGGGCGGCGCGCTGCGAGAACGTGGacggctccttcctctgcctctgccccgacGGGGGGCACGAGTTCCATCCGGTGACGGGGACAtgcgggggaccccccccagcgacCCCACTcctccgg ccccccggagccgtggAAGCCCCCCCGGGCTTGGCGGCGTGCTTCAGCCCCGCCTGCGGGGTGCTGGCGCCCAACGTCAgccggcagcagtgctgctgcagcgtggggggcgcctggggggtccgctgcccccccccgaggccgtgccccacgcctggaaccg ccgagcaccgagccctctgcccccacggGACCGGCCAGACCACggggccccagggctcagcagcag atgtggacgagtgccgggTGTTCGCGCCgcagctgtgccgggggggggtctgcaTCAACGCCGCCCCcggcttcagctgctactgCCCCAGCGGCTACTACTACGAGCAGGAGCACCTGCAGTGCGTgg ataacgACGAGTGCCAGGACGAGGACGCGGAGCCGTGCATCGGGGGCCGCTGCGTCAACACGGTGGGCTCCTACTTCtgctcctgcgcccccc cggtgctggaCGGCTCCCAGCGCCGCTGCGTCACCAACGACACCCGCGCCATGG AGGAGGACCCGGCCGTGTGCTGGCAGGAGGTCGGCCCCGACCTGGTGTGCGGGCGCCCGCGGCTGGACCGGCAGGCGACCTACACCGAGTGCTGCTGCCTCTACGGCGAGGCCTGGGGCATGGACTGCGCCCTGTGCCCCGCGCGACACTCAG atgactTCGAGTTCCTCTGCAAcgtcctgcgcccccccggcccggggctgggccccccctaCGAATACGGCCCCGAATACCCCCCCCACTACGGGCTGCCCTacggccccctcccctttgggggtccgggcccccgcctgccccccccggggctgcgcgccGACTACGACCcctatgggctgggggggggctacgACCCCCGCGGGGACGCCCTttacgccgcccccccccgctacGAGGACTTGGAGGATTTCGAGGGGtcccgccggggccccccccgctcctcccggccccgcagcccccccagcgccccccaggacccccccccgtggCTCTTCCAGCCCCATGGTGTGGCCGAGCGGCCGGGGCGAGCCAGCGAGGATg acccccgggacgaggcgctgccgccggagctgtgcggggtgctgagcgGCTGCGAGCATGGGCACTGCGTGCGGGTGCCCCAGGGCTTCACCTGCGCCTGCGACCCCGGCTACCGGCTGGACGCGGCACGCGTGGCCTGCGTGG ACCTCGACGAGTGCTCGGAGGCcgccctgtgccggggggggcgctgcctcaacacccccggctccttccgctgcctctgcccccccggctctgtcccggcgcagggacccccccgctgcgtccccgcgcgccccccggcctga